The genomic interval ACGATCACCCTTTGTTACAATTTCCTTTATCTCAAATTCATATGGTAAACCAAATGATTTTAGTTGGTCGATTACCCAGTTCGTTTGTGTTAACGCAAGTTTACTACGTCTTGAACCTACAATAATTTTTCGCATGTTATCCTCCTACTACCACTAAAAGATGTAATCATGAACCCCAAAAATGAAATCTTGACAAGCTGCCAAACAAGAAAAAATTAATTAATAATACGAGAAATGACGCAATATTTAATAAAGCGACTGATTTACCTTGCCATTCTTTAACAATTCTCATATATAAATATATGCTGTAAACAAGCATGACCATAATAGAACCAAAAACCTTTGTATCATACCAGAAAAATGTATCTAGCTTTATGTATGCCCAAATACTACCCAAAATAAGGCTTAATAGAAGCATTGGTACACCAATCACATTTAAAACATATGACATATGATCAAGTTTAGATAGGTCCTCAATTCGTAAAAGCCGTTTTCCCCATTTTTTCTTTTTTAATAGATTGTATTGGAACGTATAAAGAATAGAAAAAACAAATGATAGTGAAAAAGCTCCATATGAAAGGATGGCCATTGTAATATGAATCAATAACAGTTCTGAAACAAGCTGACTTGAAACCGCTGCTGAAACATATTGAGTTGGTGCAAATGTATGTAATGACATCATGATAAAGCCAATCACATTTGTGAAAAAGATAATAAATTCTGCCCGCAAGAATTTATTTAAAACAACAGATAAGGTTACTAATACCCATGTGTAAAAATATAATCCTTCAAAAACATTTAAGACAGGGAATCTGCCTGTTTGGAACATACGAGCAAATAAAAAAATTGTTTGTAAAAGCCAAACAATAGAAAGCAACCAGAAGGCAGCTCGTTTCGCCTTCCGGTTGATATGAAGAAAATCTATAAAATATAAAAGTACACATATCGCATAAAGTATAATTGCTACTTCATTGATTCTCGTTAAACTCATTTCCATATTGTTGAGGTCCTCTCACTTACGATTGAAGTGAAGCACGATAATTGGAAAGTTGCTCATTTGATGTGAATGATAGCTTTTCCGCTCTCTCTTTTTGCACTTGTTCTTCAACAGCTTTTTCAATGTTAAAGATTTTCATAAACAAATCTAAAGAATCATCAGCATTTTCTCCGGCCGAAAGCTCTTTAACTTTCAAAATAGGATCTTTTAGCAGCTGATTTATGATACTCTTCGTATGCTTGCTAAGTAACTTTCGCTCACGTTCAGTTAAATTTG from Metabacillus sediminilitoris carries:
- a CDS encoding cytochrome C assembly family protein, translated to MEMSLTRINEVAIILYAICVLLYFIDFLHINRKAKRAAFWLLSIVWLLQTIFLFARMFQTGRFPVLNVFEGLYFYTWVLVTLSVVLNKFLRAEFIIFFTNVIGFIMMSLHTFAPTQYVSAAVSSQLVSELLLIHITMAILSYGAFSLSFVFSILYTFQYNLLKKKKWGKRLLRIEDLSKLDHMSYVLNVIGVPMLLLSLILGSIWAYIKLDTFFWYDTKVFGSIMVMLVYSIYLYMRIVKEWQGKSVALLNIASFLVLLINFFLFGSLSRFHFWGS